A region of Microscilla marina ATCC 23134 DNA encodes the following proteins:
- the hutF gene encoding formimidoylglutamate deiminase: MIGQVNMKHFQFKALYQDNEWVAPAYVSVDQEGKIAYLSATPPDSITNIEKVDGYALPGFQNAHSHAFQYAMAGIAERHSGTANPDDFWSWRNAMYQLALNVQPEQMEAIAAMLYAEMVRHGYTSVAEFHYVHHDLTGKPYSNKAALGERLIAAAQKAGIRITLVPIFYQKGGFGQAPTKGQQRFISPDMDSYLDLLEQSQKAARPYAHASVGAGIHSLRAVAPEVIKATCENLPTDIPIHIHVAEQLKEIEDAKVYLGARPVEWLLNNLTLNENYHLVHATHLTEAEVSGLAKKRANVVICPSTEGNLGDGLFPLASFQAQDGQWSIGTDSHIGLNPLEELRWLDYGQRVTTHKRNSFYSPQQTDSGRYALAMATFAGRRAMGHHTNEFFQIGDHFDAVVMDANFPLFAITSLDNLLSTIVYAGDCTATLGTIVNGQWVVQQQRHHAYQDIVADFKQVIASLEYR, from the coding sequence ATGATTGGGCAAGTAAATATGAAACACTTTCAGTTCAAAGCATTATATCAAGACAATGAGTGGGTTGCCCCGGCTTATGTGTCGGTAGATCAGGAAGGGAAAATTGCTTACCTATCGGCTACCCCACCTGACTCGATTACTAACATAGAAAAAGTAGATGGATATGCCTTACCTGGTTTTCAGAATGCACACTCTCATGCGTTTCAATATGCCATGGCGGGCATTGCTGAGCGGCATAGTGGTACTGCCAATCCTGATGACTTTTGGTCGTGGCGCAATGCCATGTATCAGTTGGCCTTAAATGTACAACCCGAACAAATGGAAGCCATTGCTGCGATGTTGTATGCCGAAATGGTGCGCCATGGGTACACCTCAGTAGCCGAGTTTCATTACGTACATCACGACCTCACCGGAAAACCTTATAGCAACAAAGCCGCATTGGGCGAAAGATTGATAGCGGCAGCTCAAAAAGCGGGCATTCGCATTACACTAGTGCCTATTTTTTACCAAAAAGGTGGGTTTGGACAAGCCCCTACCAAAGGTCAACAGCGTTTTATATCACCTGATATGGACAGTTACCTGGATTTGCTGGAACAGTCACAGAAAGCAGCCAGACCTTATGCCCATGCGTCAGTAGGGGCGGGTATCCATTCTTTGAGGGCAGTAGCCCCCGAAGTAATCAAGGCTACTTGTGAAAACCTGCCCACCGATATACCCATTCATATTCATGTAGCCGAGCAGCTCAAAGAAATAGAAGATGCCAAGGTGTATTTGGGAGCACGTCCGGTAGAGTGGTTGTTGAACAACCTTACATTGAATGAAAACTATCACTTGGTGCATGCGACTCACCTTACAGAGGCAGAAGTAAGTGGTTTGGCAAAAAAACGTGCAAATGTTGTGATTTGCCCTTCTACCGAAGGAAACCTGGGGGATGGTTTATTTCCACTGGCATCGTTCCAGGCACAAGATGGGCAATGGAGCATAGGTACTGACAGTCACATTGGGCTCAACCCCTTGGAGGAGCTTCGTTGGCTAGATTATGGGCAACGTGTCACTACCCACAAACGCAACTCGTTTTATTCGCCTCAGCAAACCGATAGCGGGCGTTATGCTTTGGCTATGGCTACCTTTGCCGGGCGGCGAGCAATGGGGCATCATACCAATGAGTTTTTTCAGATAGGCGATCATTTTGATGCAGTAGTGATGGATGCCAACTTTCCCTTGTTTGCCATTACCTCTTTAGACAACCTACTTTCTACTATAGTATATGCCGGCGACTGTACTGCTACCTTGGGTACCATTGTCAATGGTCAGTGGGTGGTGCAGCAACAACGTCACCATGCCTACCAAGACATTGTAGCAGATTTTAAGCAAGTAATAGCATCGCTTGAATACCGTTAA
- a CDS encoding ATP-binding protein: MKRLLSAILFITPLLLLAQTNHRQTTHWEQQLAQTPQDTQRVHLLLKITRSLTVNNPNKALQLAQEGYRLARRLKYTQGQSKLANQLGTIYYYKGVYDEALLHYFTALEINEKAQNTLEQGKNLNNIALTYQHLKQYQQALHYYMQALPKVKQKGSQAQLARVYNNIGIVYRHLDQKSKALDYYTQSLELNQQINDLKNQALNLNNIGQIYFDLGAYAKSISYTLQALKLNRQLDNKYEVINVLNNLGRAYTELYQLEQAQTYLDEVMTLLPQINSHTLQANYYDNQGQLLEKQGKYKEAIKVYHKLTQLKDSVFSTENSKRLAELQTRYNFEKRERENRVLKQQQNQQQKTITHQRKRNNTLLFTTIFGVSMGLVTLLVALKLFKAKEQQRRVNEALADKNEEIKSQTDALQEQKEAIGQQKEELQSQTEILKMVNQRLKDLDNFKQEATHMIVHDLKTPLNYVIAITDQEDVRQTGQQMLNMVLNILDVHKFDEAKMKLQKANWALNNIIEAAIKQVSFLANQKSIRISSSLQQNVQVKVDQHLMVRVFANLLTNAIKYSPNSGTISIVQDHLPENGATKHIKIKVIDQGEGIPKNQLDRIFDKFAQANARDLNNFRSSGLGLTFCKMAVEAHKGFISANSRPKKGTTITLTLPVIQVSERLVTNVANWTQTLEQKTSDLKKWITKTDQELLLPMVEVLQTLDVYDYSEIKKVLQGLEGVNSRALNVWKNAMHQTLLQCDEEGYKRLLEVIAV, from the coding sequence ATGAAAAGATTGTTGTCAGCCATATTGTTTATTACACCTTTGCTGTTGTTGGCACAAACCAACCACAGGCAAACAACGCATTGGGAACAACAACTTGCACAAACCCCACAAGACACGCAACGTGTACACCTGCTATTAAAAATCACGCGCTCGCTTACTGTGAACAACCCCAACAAGGCATTGCAACTTGCTCAAGAGGGCTATAGGCTCGCCCGCAGGCTCAAATATACTCAAGGGCAAAGCAAACTAGCCAATCAGTTAGGTACTATTTATTACTACAAAGGGGTGTACGACGAGGCACTCTTGCATTATTTTACTGCATTAGAGATCAACGAAAAGGCTCAAAACACCCTTGAACAAGGTAAAAACCTCAATAACATTGCACTCACTTATCAACATTTGAAACAATACCAACAAGCGTTGCACTACTACATGCAAGCATTGCCTAAAGTCAAACAAAAGGGGAGTCAGGCACAGTTGGCAAGGGTATACAACAACATTGGCATTGTGTATCGTCACTTAGACCAGAAATCAAAGGCACTGGATTATTATACTCAATCGCTTGAACTCAACCAACAAATCAATGATTTGAAAAATCAGGCGTTGAACCTAAACAATATTGGGCAAATTTATTTTGACCTGGGGGCTTACGCCAAAAGCATCAGTTATACTTTGCAAGCGCTCAAGCTGAATCGACAGTTAGACAACAAATACGAGGTAATCAATGTGTTGAACAACCTGGGTAGGGCTTATACTGAGCTTTATCAACTTGAGCAAGCCCAAACCTACTTAGATGAGGTGATGACGCTTTTGCCACAAATCAACTCTCATACACTACAAGCCAATTATTATGACAATCAAGGGCAACTACTGGAAAAACAAGGGAAGTACAAAGAAGCTATCAAAGTGTACCACAAGCTTACTCAACTCAAAGACTCTGTGTTTAGTACCGAGAACAGTAAACGACTGGCAGAACTACAAACCAGGTATAATTTTGAAAAAAGAGAACGGGAAAACAGGGTATTGAAACAACAACAAAACCAACAGCAAAAAACAATCACTCATCAGCGTAAGCGCAACAACACTTTACTTTTTACTACCATTTTTGGGGTATCTATGGGGCTTGTTACTCTATTGGTAGCGCTTAAGTTGTTTAAGGCCAAAGAACAACAAAGGCGGGTAAATGAGGCGTTGGCAGATAAAAACGAAGAAATCAAAAGCCAGACAGATGCCTTGCAAGAGCAAAAAGAAGCCATAGGGCAACAAAAAGAAGAACTGCAATCGCAAACTGAAATACTGAAAATGGTGAACCAACGCCTCAAAGATTTAGATAACTTTAAGCAAGAAGCCACCCACATGATTGTGCATGACCTCAAAACACCTCTCAACTATGTAATTGCCATCACAGATCAGGAAGATGTAAGACAGACTGGGCAGCAAATGCTAAATATGGTATTGAATATTTTGGATGTGCACAAGTTTGATGAGGCAAAAATGAAGTTACAAAAGGCAAATTGGGCACTGAATAACATTATAGAAGCGGCCATCAAACAAGTGTCATTTTTGGCCAATCAAAAGTCGATCAGAATCAGCAGTAGCTTACAACAAAACGTGCAAGTAAAAGTAGACCAACACCTGATGGTCAGGGTTTTTGCCAACCTACTCACTAACGCCATTAAATACTCGCCCAACAGTGGCACCATTAGCATTGTGCAAGACCATTTGCCAGAAAATGGAGCAACCAAACATATCAAAATAAAAGTCATTGACCAGGGAGAAGGGATTCCTAAAAACCAACTAGATCGTATTTTCGATAAGTTTGCCCAGGCAAATGCCCGTGATTTGAACAATTTTCGGTCGTCAGGGCTGGGGCTTACCTTTTGCAAAATGGCAGTAGAAGCACACAAAGGGTTTATATCAGCCAACTCACGCCCCAAGAAAGGAACCACTATTACGCTTACTTTGCCTGTAATACAAGTTTCTGAAAGGCTTGTGACCAATGTGGCCAACTGGACTCAAACCCTGGAGCAAAAAACCAGTGACTTAAAAAAGTGGATCACTAAAACTGATCAAGAGTTACTGCTTCCTATGGTAGAGGTTTTACAAACCCTAGATGTATATGACTACAGCGAAATCAAAAAGGTATTGCAAGGTTTAGAGGGGGTGAACAGCCGTGCCCTCAATGTATGGAAAAATGCCATGCACCAAACTTTGCTTCAGTGCGACGAAGAGGGGTATAAACGTTTGCTGGAAGTCATTGCGGTTTAA
- a CDS encoding HsdM family class I SAM-dependent methyltransferase encodes MGSLSKTYTEEKLLGKVYTPAFIVEKILDDVGYIGKRILGKKILDPSCGDGQFLKEIVKRILKESPSDKEAILENLSKVRGMDIDEEAIKICISDLNKLVEPYGINFPSKNVSKFDWNIQSENTLSQIDKGRERFEFIVGNPPYIRIQHLSEEDRYLIQTRYEFCKSGSTDTYIAFFEYCQKKLSKNGICGLITPNTFFYTETGRILRSYFINERKIKQITNYKDIQLFDDATTYSAITIFDRKQNDSFCYQEALDKNNFNEREILAESLLKQKIWRLSIDDLPSVSGKKLKEVCKMHVGIATLLDKAFIFPVQYVRGRGKYVIAKTRLKGDVKIEKGILKPIIKASTFKKGDKITEYVLFPYKLQNGKNVIIPEKELEDQYPLAYFYLKSLREELDKRDNGKPNTVAWYAFGRSQGLNNTFGKKIIFSYMGVRPNFVLINEEESTIYSGYCIKYNGDYKKLLKQLNSQRMADYVGVSGRNFRSGWKSYTKKILEDFIVDDSLL; translated from the coding sequence TTGGGATCATTAAGTAAGACGTATACTGAAGAAAAATTATTAGGAAAAGTTTACACACCTGCTTTTATAGTTGAAAAAATCCTTGATGATGTTGGGTATATAGGAAAGCGAATTCTTGGGAAAAAGATTTTAGATCCTTCTTGTGGAGATGGGCAGTTTTTAAAAGAAATTGTTAAGAGAATTCTTAAGGAGTCACCTTCTGATAAAGAAGCAATTCTTGAAAACCTTTCAAAAGTAAGAGGTATGGATATTGATGAGGAGGCAATAAAAATTTGTATTTCTGATTTAAATAAGTTAGTGGAACCTTATGGAATCAACTTTCCTTCTAAAAATGTCAGTAAATTTGATTGGAATATTCAATCAGAAAATACACTAAGTCAAATTGATAAAGGGAGAGAAAGGTTTGAGTTTATTGTTGGAAACCCTCCATATATTAGAATCCAACACCTCAGTGAAGAAGATCGTTACTTGATTCAAACTAGGTATGAGTTTTGTAAAAGTGGTTCTACCGATACCTATATAGCCTTTTTTGAGTATTGTCAAAAAAAATTATCAAAGAATGGTATTTGTGGACTAATTACACCAAATACATTTTTTTATACAGAAACAGGACGAATACTGAGAAGTTATTTTATAAATGAGAGAAAGATTAAGCAAATAACTAATTACAAAGATATTCAGTTGTTTGATGATGCTACAACATATAGTGCTATAACTATATTTGATAGAAAGCAAAATGATAGTTTTTGTTATCAAGAAGCTCTAGATAAAAATAACTTCAATGAACGTGAAATTTTAGCAGAGTCTCTTCTAAAACAAAAAATTTGGCGGCTTTCAATTGATGATTTACCATCAGTCTCAGGTAAAAAACTGAAAGAAGTCTGCAAAATGCACGTTGGTATAGCTACATTGCTTGATAAAGCATTTATTTTTCCTGTACAATACGTAAGAGGTCGTGGAAAATATGTAATAGCCAAGACACGCCTTAAGGGTGATGTGAAAATTGAGAAAGGTATACTCAAACCTATTATTAAAGCCTCCACTTTTAAAAAAGGTGATAAAATTACTGAATATGTACTTTTTCCATATAAACTGCAAAATGGTAAAAATGTAATTATTCCTGAGAAGGAATTAGAAGACCAGTATCCGTTAGCATACTTTTACCTGAAGTCATTAAGGGAGGAATTAGATAAGCGAGATAATGGTAAACCAAATACAGTGGCTTGGTACGCGTTTGGTAGAAGCCAAGGATTAAATAATACTTTTGGCAAGAAAATTATTTTTTCTTATATGGGTGTGAGACCTAATTTTGTGTTGATTAATGAGGAAGAGTCTACTATTTATTCTGGTTACTGTATTAAGTATAATGGCGATTATAAAAAGTTACTTAAACAGTTGAATTCACAAAGAATGGCGGATTATGTGGGTGTTTCTGGGAGAAATTTTAGGAGCGGGTGGAAATCGTATACTAAGAAAATTTTAGAAGATTTTATTGTAGATGATAGTTTACTTTAA
- a CDS encoding HNH endonuclease, whose translation MSKEILFRQVNPSRTYSGREYKNYRAYKSALRSDFNKRCGYCDCVDFWHGGENNFHVEHFAPKSLFPTLQTKYSNLIYSCATCNVAKGNDWVSNDSTIPNINGKGYVDPCNPSFVQHFSRIESGAIIPKSSIGRYMYIKLKLYLEKNRVMWMLHKIYEKINLIKDALKNQTNEVLKQELTNIFNELSTEFFRYLNYLEIQLN comes from the coding sequence ATGTCAAAAGAAATTCTCTTCAGACAGGTAAATCCCTCCAGGACATATAGCGGGCGAGAGTACAAAAATTATAGAGCTTATAAATCAGCATTAAGGTCCGATTTTAATAAACGTTGTGGATACTGTGACTGTGTAGACTTTTGGCATGGTGGTGAAAATAACTTTCATGTTGAACACTTTGCTCCAAAGTCACTATTTCCAACTTTACAAACAAAATATAGTAATTTAATTTATTCATGTGCAACTTGCAACGTTGCAAAAGGAAATGATTGGGTTTCTAATGACTCAACAATACCTAATATAAATGGAAAGGGATATGTTGACCCCTGTAACCCTTCATTTGTTCAGCATTTTTCTAGAATAGAAAGTGGTGCTATAATACCTAAGTCTAGTATAGGGAGATATATGTATATTAAGCTTAAGTTATATTTAGAAAAGAATAGAGTAATGTGGATGTTACATAAAATATATGAAAAAATAAATCTAATTAAAGATGCATTGAAAAACCAAACAAATGAAGTTCTAAAACAAGAGTTGACAAATATTTTTAACGAATTATCAACTGAATTTTTTCGTTATTTAAATTATTTGGAGATTCAATTAAATTGA
- a CDS encoding sensor histidine kinase, whose product MEKIPFNVSARAARLIGRENVAKAEGALIELIKNTYDADATICVVYINTNSDKITIIDNGEGMTDDVIKSKWMTIGTDHKQYDFKSKEGRVRTGAKGIGRFALDRLGATCEMLTKIQKDVGFIWTVDWSNFEVKGITIGDVKATLDSDKQMCLKSEVKKRLELFDLKHLWDEWGGNHGTIIEIKGLRDVWGDDVMENLFTSLELLIPPKEQSPFKVHLLYNEEIDKFGEVKATICDDYDYKLYAAVNEDKSVEVNIYRNELKFSELFEWNFFDSELTTVPQFRLEGFEQGKVTINTSVEKLLPGFKEVDDDDLINQIGAFDFSFYFMKRGGGSDERINSPYPYKPFNLRDRKIWLEKFGGIKLYRDNFRVRPYGEVGSNAFDWLGLGSRASSSPTVTRPGYKVRPNQVYGVLNISRIGNINFQDKSSREGLQENDIFSVFKQLVLGIIDVFEKDRNKVMTTLKKINDQRKKTESTKSEANKIIESIERGDIRDMSDEEQKTLVSAYKIQIAEGEDFKEEQKLLRVLATTGLIITSFTHELKSLSRRIGSRTKNLQKVLDELLDSEQLNLLPDYTNPLVMLSDMGAEDEKLKQWLDFSLASIQKNKRNRKKINLVDYIKRFEKMWQTFLDVRQIKFKVVKSGFDVVDVSFRGHEIDLDGIFNNLIANSIEALKRKGGAKERKINIQFDLLNDSVIYEDSGPGLSNDIENPKQIFEPFFTTKRNKKGEQVGTGLGMWIVKNILDEYDGKIVFLDVKTCFKIKIILPYQKH is encoded by the coding sequence TATTAAAAGCAAATGGATGACCATAGGAACCGATCACAAGCAGTATGATTTTAAATCAAAAGAAGGAAGAGTTAGAACCGGGGCAAAAGGCATAGGCAGGTTTGCCTTGGATCGCTTAGGTGCAACTTGTGAAATGTTGACAAAAATTCAAAAAGATGTAGGATTTATTTGGACAGTAGATTGGAGTAATTTTGAAGTTAAAGGTATTACTATAGGTGATGTTAAAGCTACGCTGGATAGTGATAAACAAATGTGTTTAAAAAGTGAAGTGAAGAAACGTTTAGAGTTGTTTGATCTTAAACATTTATGGGATGAGTGGGGAGGTAATCATGGAACTATCATTGAAATTAAAGGCTTAAGAGATGTTTGGGGTGATGATGTTATGGAAAACCTATTTACTAGTTTAGAACTTTTAATTCCCCCAAAGGAACAGAGCCCATTCAAAGTACACCTGCTTTACAATGAAGAAATTGATAAGTTTGGGGAGGTAAAAGCAACAATATGTGATGACTATGATTACAAGTTGTATGCAGCAGTAAATGAAGATAAGTCTGTGGAAGTTAATATTTATCGCAACGAATTAAAGTTCTCAGAGTTATTTGAATGGAATTTTTTTGATTCTGAATTGACAACAGTACCTCAATTTAGACTTGAAGGATTTGAACAAGGGAAAGTTACCATAAATACTAGTGTAGAAAAGTTATTACCAGGTTTTAAAGAAGTAGATGATGATGATTTGATTAATCAAATAGGTGCGTTTGATTTTTCTTTTTATTTTATGAAACGTGGGGGAGGGAGTGATGAAAGGATTAATTCACCTTATCCTTATAAACCATTCAATTTACGTGATAGGAAAATTTGGTTAGAGAAGTTTGGAGGAATTAAATTATATAGAGATAATTTTAGGGTGAGACCTTATGGTGAAGTAGGCAGTAATGCTTTTGATTGGTTGGGGTTAGGTAGTAGAGCTTCGAGTAGTCCGACAGTTACCCGTCCAGGATATAAAGTTAGACCTAATCAAGTTTATGGTGTGTTAAATATTTCAAGGATAGGTAATATTAACTTTCAGGATAAGTCAAGCCGTGAAGGTTTACAAGAAAATGATATATTTAGTGTTTTTAAACAGTTAGTTCTAGGGATTATTGATGTTTTTGAGAAGGATCGGAATAAAGTAATGACAACTTTGAAAAAAATCAATGATCAGCGAAAAAAGACTGAAAGTACGAAGAGTGAAGCAAATAAAATTATCGAGAGCATAGAGCGTGGAGACATTCGTGATATGTCGGATGAAGAACAGAAAACGTTAGTTTCTGCATATAAAATTCAAATAGCAGAAGGTGAAGATTTCAAAGAGGAACAAAAGCTTTTAAGGGTATTAGCAACTACGGGTTTAATTATTACTTCATTTACTCATGAGTTGAAATCATTGAGTAGAAGGATTGGTTCTCGCACAAAAAATTTGCAAAAAGTATTAGATGAATTGCTTGATAGTGAGCAGCTTAATTTATTGCCAGATTATACTAATCCATTAGTGATGTTGTCTGATATGGGAGCTGAAGATGAAAAGTTAAAGCAATGGTTAGATTTTTCTTTGGCTTCGATTCAGAAGAATAAAAGGAACCGAAAAAAAATTAACTTGGTAGATTACATTAAACGGTTTGAGAAAATGTGGCAAACCTTTCTTGATGTAAGGCAGATTAAGTTTAAGGTTGTTAAGTCAGGGTTTGATGTTGTAGATGTAAGCTTTCGTGGGCATGAGATTGATTTAGATGGTATATTTAACAACTTGATTGCTAATTCAATAGAAGCTCTTAAAAGAAAAGGAGGAGCAAAAGAACGGAAAATTAATATTCAGTTTGACTTATTGAATGACTCTGTTATCTATGAAGATTCTGGTCCTGGTTTGTCTAATGATATTGAGAACCCTAAACAAATTTTTGAACCTTTCTTTACCACTAAGCGGAATAAAAAAGGGGAGCAAGTGGGGACTGGTTTAGGAATGTGGATAGTAAAAAATATTTTAGATGAATATGATGGGAAAATTGTATTCTTGGATGTTAAGACCTGTTTTAAAATCAAAATAATTTTACCATATCAAAAACATTAA
- the nqrF gene encoding NADH:ubiquinone reductase (Na(+)-transporting) subunit F: MTITIVAAIAAFSLVILLLVFLLLFAQSYLVQSGPVKIIINGDEENPVEVSAGSTLLTTLSNQSMFLPSACGGGGTCAMCKCQVLDGGGDVLPTEVPHLSRQEQKENVRLACQVKVKQDMRVGIPEEIFGIKKWDCEVVSNYNVATFIKEFVVKLPDGETLDFDPGGYIQIDVPEITVDFKTMDIKPHPDDPAGPDKFKPDWDKFNLWPLKMVNDEPIFRAYSMANHPAEGNIIMLNIRIATPPWDRAKNDWMAVNPGICSSYVFSCKPGDKVTISGPYGEFHINPTDREMIYIGGGAGMAPLRSHLFHLFHTEKTKHRKVSYWYGGRSKRELFYTDHFRKIEEEYPNFKYNIALSEPMEEDNWDGYQGFIHQVLYDNYLQDHPEPDEIEFYFCGPPMMNAAVIKMLDDMGIPDENIRFDDFG, from the coding sequence ATGACAATTACGATTGTGGCTGCGATAGCAGCCTTTTCACTTGTAATTTTGTTGCTGGTATTTCTGCTTTTATTTGCTCAATCATATTTGGTACAAAGCGGTCCGGTAAAAATTATTATCAACGGAGACGAAGAAAACCCGGTAGAAGTATCCGCAGGTTCTACGCTCCTTACTACCTTGTCAAATCAAAGTATGTTCTTGCCCTCTGCTTGTGGTGGAGGTGGTACGTGTGCCATGTGTAAGTGTCAGGTACTTGATGGTGGCGGAGATGTATTGCCTACTGAGGTGCCCCACCTCAGCCGTCAGGAACAAAAAGAGAACGTTCGCTTGGCTTGTCAGGTAAAAGTAAAACAAGACATGCGCGTTGGTATCCCAGAGGAAATCTTTGGTATCAAAAAATGGGATTGTGAAGTGGTGTCGAACTATAATGTGGCCACCTTTATCAAGGAGTTTGTTGTAAAACTACCCGATGGCGAAACGCTGGACTTTGATCCAGGAGGATATATTCAGATTGATGTTCCTGAGATTACAGTCGATTTTAAAACAATGGACATCAAACCTCATCCTGATGATCCTGCCGGACCAGACAAATTTAAGCCTGACTGGGATAAGTTTAACCTGTGGCCACTCAAAATGGTCAATGACGAGCCTATCTTTCGTGCCTACTCTATGGCAAACCACCCTGCCGAAGGAAACATCATCATGTTGAACATTCGTATTGCCACACCTCCCTGGGATCGTGCCAAAAACGATTGGATGGCAGTGAACCCTGGTATTTGTTCTTCTTATGTGTTCTCGTGCAAGCCAGGTGACAAAGTAACTATTTCGGGTCCTTATGGAGAGTTCCACATCAATCCTACCGACCGCGAAATGATTTATATAGGTGGTGGTGCCGGAATGGCTCCTTTGCGTTCACATTTGTTCCACTTATTCCACACCGAAAAAACCAAACACCGCAAGGTTTCTTACTGGTATGGAGGACGTTCTAAGCGTGAATTGTTCTATACTGATCACTTCCGTAAAATTGAAGAAGAATACCCCAACTTTAAATACAACATTGCGCTTTCTGAGCCAATGGAAGAAGATAACTGGGATGGTTACCAAGGGTTTATCCACCAGGTACTGTACGATAACTATTTGCAAGATCACCCGGAACCAGATGAAATCGAATTCTACTTCTGTGGTCCTCCTATGATGAATGCCGCAGTAATCAAGATGTTAGACGATATGGGTATTCCTGATGAGAATATTCGTTTTGACGACTTTGGTTGA
- a CDS encoding HsdM family class I SAM-dependent methyltransferase has translation MLKKSADIQGYIDYSTPSFIIEKILDDIDFGQQKVILGKKILDPACGAGRFLIEAAKRVIAISPKEDIVNNLEQLYGWDIDGAAIEECIENMNHLIKPLNIQVNWKIYELDSLHYIEHPEEVRFDFIVGNPPYIRIQHLDETQRKYIQTHYSFCKNGSTDIYMAFFELCHKLLTPTGVCGLITPNTYFYTQTAQAMRDAFAHLKNIRQITNYGKIQVFQNATTYSAITIFTKKIYSPQHQFFLYQQAIDKDAFQEREVAIEEITDKAIWQLSATRKMNSEGVKLGDICQIHTGLATLMDKAYVFPIEPLDDTFVWADTKLKGRVKIEKAVLKPIIKASTFKKGDAITDYILFPYKLETTEENGQPVNKHVIMPEKELAGNYPEAFAYLLTIKNELDKRDNGKPNSVAWYAFGRSQGLDNSFGEKIIFSPMNKKPNFIHITNPHTTYYSGYCIKYQGDYQRLLPQLNSQAMEDFIEVSARDFRGGWKAYSKKILQQFIINAQGL, from the coding sequence ATGTTAAAAAAATCTGCTGATATACAGGGGTATATTGATTACTCTACACCAAGTTTCATTATTGAGAAGATACTAGATGACATTGATTTTGGACAGCAAAAAGTGATTTTAGGGAAAAAGATTTTAGACCCTGCTTGTGGAGCTGGTCGGTTTTTGATAGAAGCCGCCAAACGGGTCATTGCTATTTCGCCGAAGGAAGATATAGTAAATAACCTGGAGCAACTTTATGGTTGGGACATAGATGGTGCTGCCATAGAAGAGTGCATAGAGAATATGAACCACTTAATCAAGCCATTGAATATTCAGGTAAACTGGAAAATTTATGAGCTCGATTCATTGCATTATATAGAGCATCCCGAAGAAGTACGTTTTGATTTTATTGTGGGCAACCCACCTTATATTCGAATACAGCACCTGGACGAAACCCAACGAAAATACATTCAAACCCATTACTCTTTTTGCAAAAATGGGTCTACCGATATTTATATGGCATTTTTTGAGCTATGCCATAAGTTATTGACTCCTACTGGAGTATGTGGTCTGATCACCCCTAATACCTATTTTTATACCCAAACTGCCCAGGCAATGCGTGATGCATTTGCCCACCTCAAAAACATTCGGCAGATTACCAACTATGGTAAAATTCAGGTTTTTCAAAACGCCACCACCTACAGCGCCATTACTATTTTTACCAAGAAAATATACTCTCCTCAACACCAGTTTTTTTTGTACCAACAAGCCATTGATAAAGATGCTTTTCAGGAAAGGGAAGTAGCTATAGAAGAAATTACCGACAAAGCCATTTGGCAACTCTCTGCTACCCGAAAAATGAACTCTGAAGGGGTAAAACTAGGCGATATTTGCCAAATACATACTGGGCTGGCTACGTTGATGGACAAGGCGTATGTGTTTCCGATAGAGCCACTGGACGATACTTTTGTCTGGGCAGACACCAAACTCAAAGGGCGGGTAAAAATAGAAAAGGCTGTACTTAAGCCCATTATCAAGGCTTCCACCTTTAAAAAAGGAGACGCCATTACCGACTATATTTTGTTTCCTTATAAATTGGAAACCACCGAGGAAAACGGGCAACCAGTAAACAAGCACGTGATTATGCCCGAAAAAGAGTTGGCGGGCAACTACCCTGAAGCTTTTGCTTATTTGCTTACTATCAAAAACGAACTCGACAAACGTGACAATGGCAAACCCAATTCGGTTGCCTGGTATGCTTTTGGGCGTAGTCAGGGGTTGGACAACAGCTTTGGTGAAAAAATCATCTTTTCGCCCATGAACAAAAAGCCCAATTTTATCCACATCACCAACCCCCACACTACTTATTACTCAGGATATTGTATCAAATACCAGGGCGATTACCAAAGACTATTGCCCCAGCTTAACTCTCAGGCAATGGAAGACTTTATAGAAGTATCAGCGCGCGATTTTAGGGGAGGGTGGAAAGCCTACAGCAAAAAAATACTACAACAATTTATCATAAATGCGCAAGGACTGTAA